Within the Salvia hispanica cultivar TCC Black 2014 chromosome 4, UniMelb_Shisp_WGS_1.0, whole genome shotgun sequence genome, the region ATGGCCCTCAATTTGAAAGGTGtgatatatgaatatatcGAAGAAGATCTCAAAAACAAATCTCCTCTTTTTCTACAATACAATCCAGTTACCAAGCTAGTGCCTGTTTTAGTTCACAATGGCAAACCTATTTTTGAGTCCAATGTGATTCTTGAATACATCGATGAGATGTGGGAAGGTCCTTCGATTCTGCCCAAAGATCCCTACCAGCGTGCCATGTCGCGTTTCTGGGCTAAGTTCGTCCAAGATAAGGTACCAAAATTAAAGcctcactattttttttataatgtttaatAATTTGCATTTAGAATGGTAATTAGTCCAATTAAGTTGATGATTTCAGTGCTCGGAGCCGTTGTGGAAGGCGTGTTGGAGCGCAGGAGAGGAGAGGGAGAAGGCGAAGAAGGAAGCCGAAGAAGCACTGAAGATTCTAGAGAATGAAATCAAGGGCAAGAAATTCTTCGGAGGTGACAACATTGGATTAGTAGATTATGTTGCcaattttattgcattttggATTCCAATTCTCCAAGATGTGGTTGGATTCCACATTTTGACACAAGATAAATATccaaatatatggaaatggAGTGATGAATTGTGCAACAACAGCTTTGTTAAGAAAAATCTGCCTGAGAAGGAGAAAGTGAGTTCTGCATTGAAGATGGCTTTTCAGACAGGGAATCTCTACTAAGTACTAACACAACAGCTTCAATGTgtattatttgtgtttgtCTGTTTGACTAAGATATTATGTGGAGTTCagagtttgttattttaaattacgTATGTTTCTGAGATGTTTCTTTGGTCAGGTATTGTATTCAAACTTATGTTGAAAATTATATTcgatatttgtttattatatttatttgcaaACCAATCAACATATGTACTGATCGATTTAACACAATCCAACCAAATATGTTGAGGTGAGATTTGAGCTCAATCATTcctaaaatatattcaaatcttatctATGAAAATAGTACAGCAAAGAATAAACTCTATAGAGATGAATTAGTGAAGAATGTAATGGAAGAGTAAATTTTAAGCAATAAAACTCCAAGTCAATCCAATATATAAAGTATTCTATATATAGTTACACATTATGAGAATGTATTTGTTTGAGAGGTAAAATTAGACGTGGTATACTTACCTAGGATATTTATACTGTAATATATTTCGACCCAAATAGAGAAGCCCAAAATGCTTGAAAACGAAATTAAGGGCAATAAGTTTATCAGAAGTACTTAAATAACTTTGGATTCGTAGATATGGCCAAATTTCATTGCCTATTAGATCCAATAATGTTCGAACAAcatattattgtattattgAATGGAccatttatactccctccgtcccacaaagatagtcccactttgacccggcacgggtttaaagaaatgtaatgaaaagtgagttgaaaaagttggtgggatgtgggtcatacttttaaagtattggttttataataaaatgtgagtaggaatgagtgggtggaatatggggtccgctaccaaaaatggtaaaagtgaaatgagacaaactttgtgggacggacggaaatggaaaaatgggacaatctttaagagacggagagagtaataatgAAAAcaggaaaataagaaaaacaagatgtcgttgtagtatagtggtaAGTATTCCCGCCTGTCACGCAGGTGACCCGGGTTCGATCCTCGGCAACGGCGTTTTTATTAATCCTGATGATTGATTTGTGGTAGTCTCAAAGATGAAATATGGTAAGAAAATACCCAATTGTGCAAAGGTAATATGTTTCGATATTAAAACAGGGAGTACAAGACTGTTCTAAAAATTTCTAAgttgtgtttaatttttttcacctctgataaaaaaataccaaaaacagGCATATGAATTGTcagattaaaaataagaaatcattttattcatttaacaGGAGTAACAATTGTTCAAGGCTAGCTGCCGACTATAATGTGACAATCGCTGaacaacttaaaaaaaaattcatttggaTCTCTTTCCACATTCAGAAGTTCACACAACTTTCGTTATATATAAACTGCTCTTCCATCAAGAATTCAAACCAGATTTATTTTTCGTGGTGAGAGGTAGTAGTACAATGTACTTATATTGTCAATTTGGGTTAATTGgacgaaaattgaaaattataaactaatcAAACTGAATATTGTTGAATTAAACGGTctaaaaaaagtgaattaagAATTCTTGAATAGATTATAAGCTAATCACATTGAATATTGTTGCAAGTATTAGGATACTAGATACCCAACTTGTGAATGTGGGTTGGAAAGAAGATTTCATGAAAGCAAGAATCGAACACAATATACAATGAAGGATtattgaaaatcaaatcaaaagaatatttactagaattagaaaatatatttcatgtaTACCTAGAATTGGAGCCTATAAAATGTTGTGCAACAATCGGCTAAAGATTATCAAAGCATAATATACAATGTATATGATTCTTCCagtcttttattttctatattttattttataatcaaattgaatcaattgatGTTGATATTCATTTGCTTCTATGTCCATCATCATTAATGAGTCAATTTAGCTTAGATTTAATAGTTGTAGCATGATAGATTAAAATGCTACGATTTGGTACGTGtttataaataatgttaaaGAACACTTGTATCtatgtttatatattgattttaattttgacaaTATTTTACGGTACTAGAGTCATAGCAtctttttttaacttattCAATCTATAATATTGAACATTGAACAAGTTTGCCTTCCATTTAAGGTGAAGACCTTAACCAAAACCAACATCACATACACATGACAAACACAAAAGGCAAAAAGAACTGAAGAAACAAAGGAAAtaataacaaacaaattaatagaaaCGCCCCTTGCAAACACGAACCGAAGCTGTTTAAACTTAAGCTTGCAATAACTcaaaattatgtatattaagagcatctccaatgccaGCTAGCCGATTCATGttgctagccggtcggctagccgaaccattgcagcAGGCCAGCCCGAAATCGGTGCAAAAAagcggcgtgggctagccgatcgccTGGCGCTGGCTGCCATTGTAGCGTGCCGATCACttggtgtgctccggtctcgatgggcggcaattaagggtccaacgcgtttgtgggatgtcgaaTGCGTTTCCCAAATATTGTACACCcgcattatcatgcacaacatgatcgtcgaagacgaaggcgtacaaccgactagttgggccaatgacgatgaagccggtccaagccaccggaacggccacccctagcgtacgacgtggggtacctctcgatgaagtcggccgcctcaaggaatatgccgacatgcgccaagtggatgctcatatttaactccaaaaggatataattgaagagttgtgggcacggaggactgcacgcacgatagttttttttctttattatgtaattt harbors:
- the LOC125218677 gene encoding probable glutathione S-transferase, with the protein product MSEVKLFGAWFSPYVRRVEMALNLKGVIYEYIEEDLKNKSPLFLQYNPVTKLVPVLVHNGKPIFESNVILEYIDEMWEGPSILPKDPYQRAMSRFWAKFVQDKCSEPLWKACWSAGEEREKAKKEAEEALKILENEIKGKKFFGGDNIGLVDYVANFIAFWIPILQDVVGFHILTQDKYPNIWKWSDELCNNSFVKKNLPEKEKVSSALKMAFQTGNLY